The genomic DNA TAGGGGGGAGCTCCCTAGGGGTAGCGCTGGACCCCACCCATCCTTTGCGCTTTCTCCTTGGCTGGTTGTATAGCACGATTACCGTGTTCATGGGGCCTTTCCCTTGGCAGGTGGATGGGCTGATGGAGGCGGTTGCGTTGCTGGAGGTTATTTATATCTGGCCCCTTGTGGCGGTTTGGTGGGCTGGCTTGCGCCGCCTGAGGCATCCAGAGCCGCCGGAGCTCCTGCTTCTTTTCGCCCTGGTCTTGGGTTTGGGGATAGGCTTATTCAGCGATAACTTGGGCGCCAATACCCGCCTCCGGCTCTTGGTTTGGGGGGCTCTTATAATCTATGCGGCGGTGCGGTTAGGAGGAAACCGTGCGGATCCTCTATCTGATCACCCGAGCCGAGCCAGGGGGGGCCCAGATGCACCTCCTAGAACTGCTAAAGGCCTTTAGGGACAAGGCTGAGCTCCACTTGGCCGTGGGGTGGGAGCGTGAGGAGTTTTTGGTGAAGGCGGCCCAGGAACTCGACGTGAAGACCCACGTCCTTCCCCACCTGGTTCAACCTGTTAGACCGGGTTCGGATTGGCGGGGGCTTTGGGAGGTCAGGGAGCTAATTCGCAGGTTGCGCCCTGATCTCGTCCACGCCCACTCCTCCAAGGCGGGGTTTCTGGGAAGGCTTGCGGCGAGAAGCTTAGGGGTTAGGAGCGTTTTTACCGCACATGGCTGGGCCTTCGCCGATGGGGTAAGCCCTGATCGGAAGGCTTTGGCCTTAGCCTTAGAGCGGATAGCGGGCCGGGCAGGGGATTTGGTCCTTACTGTATCCCACCAAGACCGGGAGCTTGCCCTGCGCTACGGGGTGGTGCCTCCCGAGAAGATCCGGGTGGTATGGAACGGGGTGCCGGACACTCCTTTTCGGGCTGACCCGGGACGGGAGCCTCCCAGGCTGGTCATGGTGGCCCGCTTTGCTCCTCCGAAGGATCAGGCTCTTCT from Thermus sp. LT1-2-5 includes the following:
- a CDS encoding glycosyltransferase translates to MRILYLITRAEPGGAQMHLLELLKAFRDKAELHLAVGWEREEFLVKAAQELDVKTHVLPHLVQPVRPGSDWRGLWEVRELIRRLRPDLVHAHSSKAGFLGRLAARSLGVRSVFTAHGWAFADGVSPDRKALALALERIAGRAGDLVLTVSHQDRELALRYGVVPPEKIRVVWNGVPDTPFRADPGREPPRLVMVARFAPPKDQALLLQALAGLRDLPWTLDLVGDGPLLAGVRVLAEGLGLASRVRFLGRRLDVDRILAEAQIFVLVSNWEGLPLVVL